A region from the Engraulis encrasicolus isolate BLACKSEA-1 chromosome 18, IST_EnEncr_1.0, whole genome shotgun sequence genome encodes:
- the e2f6 gene encoding transcription factor E2F2 isoform X1, which produces MVKCAVQGCPNRPGGGVVRGKASKRFFSFPQDPARVKVWLAALREIDRDPSEFSEICEDHFLPEHIMPHGIREDAIPLAPYLEGPVGASDSESDQEERPRETVSERPPLTSAPVDLHDDGRGMEEEDAGGDDDDDDEEDDDEEDDEDDDDDDEEEEGDDDDAVFQVNRAEDVRKQDPLFMSFSETTPSQKNTGEGESTRYDVSLSRLTHLFMRLLSASPDGVLDLNDAARHLGTRKRRVYDITNVLDGINLVEKKSTSKIHWVSSTPISAFSGMFQAKLREEVEQLKSMEEALDRLIKECSRNLFDLTDNKDCTQDAYVTHEDLFHIQAFQDQTLIAIRAPEETKLDVPTPKKERISMHLKGTRGPIHVLTCEMTPPTANLATPTPGREKAAGFLTLEESRIKTTAKAGSSSLPAPVQSA; this is translated from the exons ATGGTAAAATGCGCAGTGCAAGGGTGCCCAAATAGACCGGGTGGTGGAGTAGTCAGGGGTAAAGCGAGCAAAAGGTTTTTCAGCTTTCCGCAGGACCCTGCAAGGGTAAAAGTCTGGCTTGCTGCGCTgcgggagatagacagagatccCTCCGAGTTCAGTGAAATATGCGAGGACCACTTTCTTCCCGAGCACATCATGCCACATGGGATAAGGGAAGATGCCATTCCCTTGGCACCATACTTGGAAGGACCTGTAGGCGCCAGCGATAGCGAAAGTGACCAGGAGGAAAGACCCAGAGAAACCGTCTCTGAAAGACCCCCTTTGACGTCTGCACCG GTGGACTTGCATGATGACGGGAGAGGAATGGAAGAGGAAGATGCCGGtggtgatgacgacgatgatgatgaggaggacgacgatgaagaagatgatgaagacgacgatgatgatgatgaggaggaggaaggtgatgatgatgacgctgTGTTTCAAGTGAATCGAGCAGAGGATGTGCGGAAACAAGACCCACTTTTCATGAG CTTCTCAGAAACAACTCCGTCCCAGAAAAATACCGGAG AGGGAGAAAGCACGCGCTACGACGTGTCTCTGAGTAGACTGACGCACCTGTTCATGCGTCTGCTGAGCGCCTCTCCCGACGGCGTCCTGGACCTGAACGACGCGGCGCGCCACCTGGGCACGCGCAAGCGCCGCGTCTACGACATCACCAACGTGCTGGACGGAATCAACCTGGTCGAGAAGAAGTCTACCAGCAAGATCCACTGGGT GAGCAGCACCCCCATCAGTGCCTTCAGTGGTATGTTCCAGGCCAAgctgagggaggaggtggagcagctgaaGAGCATGGAGGAGGCGCTGGACCGACTCATCAAGGAGTGCTCACGAAACCTCTTCGACCTCACCGACAACAAGGACTGCACACA GGATGCGTATGTGACCCATGAGGACCTGTTCCACATCCAGGCCTTCCAGGATCAGACCCTCATCGCCATCCGCGCCCCAGAGGAGACCAAACTGGACGTGCCCACTCCCAAGAAG GAGCGAATCAGCATGCATCTGAAGGGCACGCGAGGACCAATCCACGTGCTGACGTGTGAAATGACCCCACCCACTGCCAATTTGGCCACACCCACACCAGGGAGGGAGAAGGCGGCTGGATTTCTGACGCTGGAAGAAAGTCGGATCAAGACGACTGCCAAAG CAGGCTCTTCATCTCTCCCAGCTCCTGTCCAGAGTGCCTGA
- the e2f6 gene encoding transcription factor E2F2 isoform X2, which produces MVKCAVQGCPNRPGGGVVRGKASKRFFSFPQDPARVKVWLAALREIDRDPSEFSEICEDHFLPEHIMPHGIREDAIPLAPYLEGPVGASDSESDQEERPRETVSERPPLTSAPVDLHDDGRGMEEEDAGGDDDDDDEEDDDEEDDEDDDDDDEEEEGDDDDAVFQVNRAEDVRKQDPLFMSFSETTPSQKNTGEGESTRYDVSLSRLTHLFMRLLSASPDGVLDLNDAARHLGTRKRRVYDITNVLDGINLVEKKSTSKIHWVSSTPISAFSGMFQAKLREEVEQLKSMEEALDRLIKECSRNLFDLTDNKDCTQDAYVTHEDLFHIQAFQDQTLIAIRAPEETKLDVPTPKKERISMHLKGTRGPIHVLTCEMTPPTANLATPTPGREKAAGFLTLEESRIKTTAKGSSSLPAPVQSA; this is translated from the exons ATGGTAAAATGCGCAGTGCAAGGGTGCCCAAATAGACCGGGTGGTGGAGTAGTCAGGGGTAAAGCGAGCAAAAGGTTTTTCAGCTTTCCGCAGGACCCTGCAAGGGTAAAAGTCTGGCTTGCTGCGCTgcgggagatagacagagatccCTCCGAGTTCAGTGAAATATGCGAGGACCACTTTCTTCCCGAGCACATCATGCCACATGGGATAAGGGAAGATGCCATTCCCTTGGCACCATACTTGGAAGGACCTGTAGGCGCCAGCGATAGCGAAAGTGACCAGGAGGAAAGACCCAGAGAAACCGTCTCTGAAAGACCCCCTTTGACGTCTGCACCG GTGGACTTGCATGATGACGGGAGAGGAATGGAAGAGGAAGATGCCGGtggtgatgacgacgatgatgatgaggaggacgacgatgaagaagatgatgaagacgacgatgatgatgatgaggaggaggaaggtgatgatgatgacgctgTGTTTCAAGTGAATCGAGCAGAGGATGTGCGGAAACAAGACCCACTTTTCATGAG CTTCTCAGAAACAACTCCGTCCCAGAAAAATACCGGAG AGGGAGAAAGCACGCGCTACGACGTGTCTCTGAGTAGACTGACGCACCTGTTCATGCGTCTGCTGAGCGCCTCTCCCGACGGCGTCCTGGACCTGAACGACGCGGCGCGCCACCTGGGCACGCGCAAGCGCCGCGTCTACGACATCACCAACGTGCTGGACGGAATCAACCTGGTCGAGAAGAAGTCTACCAGCAAGATCCACTGGGT GAGCAGCACCCCCATCAGTGCCTTCAGTGGTATGTTCCAGGCCAAgctgagggaggaggtggagcagctgaaGAGCATGGAGGAGGCGCTGGACCGACTCATCAAGGAGTGCTCACGAAACCTCTTCGACCTCACCGACAACAAGGACTGCACACA GGATGCGTATGTGACCCATGAGGACCTGTTCCACATCCAGGCCTTCCAGGATCAGACCCTCATCGCCATCCGCGCCCCAGAGGAGACCAAACTGGACGTGCCCACTCCCAAGAAG GAGCGAATCAGCATGCATCTGAAGGGCACGCGAGGACCAATCCACGTGCTGACGTGTGAAATGACCCCACCCACTGCCAATTTGGCCACACCCACACCAGGGAGGGAGAAGGCGGCTGGATTTCTGACGCTGGAAGAAAGTCGGATCAAGACGACTGCCAAAG GCTCTTCATCTCTCCCAGCTCCTGTCCAGAGTGCCTGA